A region from the Candidatus Methylomirabilota bacterium genome encodes:
- a CDS encoding ABC transporter permease: MEVRSEGVLGTTVVAPHRLRWSRQVRRVTHSVVVVAGALCVTLIVAVAIFAGSIAPQDPDEQNFDLVEAPPGAKALFGTDRFGRDVLSRVIHGARISLYVALTSISVAMAMGGVLGLTAGYLGGTWDNLINRVLDVFFSIPGLLLSVGIAAMRGPGVNSAVIAIAIVYVPLFARVMRGPVLAEREKEYVEAIRALGATRWVVALKHVLPNVVSPFVVQGTVALSQAILIEASLSYLGLSAQPPTPSWGNMLNEGRTYLETAPWISVFPGIAIMITVLAFNLLGDGLRDVLDPSAQ, translated from the coding sequence GTGGAAGTCAGGTCCGAAGGGGTGCTGGGCACGACGGTCGTCGCGCCGCACCGACTTCGGTGGAGTCGCCAGGTCCGGCGGGTCACCCACAGCGTCGTGGTCGTCGCGGGCGCGCTGTGCGTGACGCTCATCGTCGCGGTGGCGATCTTCGCCGGTTCCATCGCGCCGCAGGATCCCGACGAGCAGAACTTCGACCTGGTCGAGGCCCCACCCGGCGCCAAGGCCCTCTTCGGCACCGACCGCTTCGGCCGCGACGTGCTGAGCCGCGTGATCCACGGGGCCCGCATCTCGCTGTACGTCGCGCTCACCTCGATCAGCGTGGCGATGGCGATGGGCGGCGTGCTCGGGCTCACCGCGGGGTATCTCGGCGGGACGTGGGACAACCTGATCAATCGCGTCCTCGACGTCTTCTTCAGCATCCCCGGGCTCCTCCTCTCCGTCGGCATCGCGGCCATGCGCGGTCCCGGCGTCAACAGCGCGGTGATCGCCATCGCCATCGTGTACGTGCCGCTCTTCGCGCGGGTCATGCGCGGGCCGGTGCTCGCCGAGCGCGAGAAGGAGTACGTGGAGGCCATCCGGGCCCTCGGGGCCACCCGCTGGGTGGTCGCGCTCAAGCACGTGCTGCCCAACGTGGTCTCGCCGTTCGTGGTCCAGGGCACGGTGGCGCTGTCGCAGGCGATCCTCATCGAGGCCTCGCTGAGCTACCTCGGCCTCTCCGCCCAGCCCCCCACCCCGTCCTGGGGCAACATGCTGAACGAGGGACGGACCTATCTGGAAACCGCGCCGTGGATCTCGGTCTTCCCCGGCATCGCGATCATGATCACCGTCCTCGCCTTCAACCTGCTGGGCGACGGGCTGCGTGATGTCCTCGATCCCAGTGCCCAGTAG
- a CDS encoding phage holin family protein: MAIVQALIAFIGRSFGKILSALFDWAVVAIFGYASGTEKIFLAGLLAAAGAWPLLLLGIAFPKVATFLLAFVPVPSWVPSWTVRVVWIALAVVVPLSVGTAMAARQPPDQPRRSWPARLLRGFPITIGLSAALLITLFTVPVLRLVSVIRGRQDVQVPLLTDTTTYRQVTRRIPVVMEEHGRPVRRRRPPWWLTAPLRVLSAMDHDAFASRIPADLAYFEGRDLVLALYPSGLLIRGRPETLAPAQGLIIEAVSDLSVWQTSDARAQAIERQIAVLWQTVEAAGGPERIGLGTVRLRELARSIEELPAEYEDWQIVYRKALQFGRALDAQPQLLAGLVHKEETMQRYEARARADARNGEPSTRALVGEIGGQLVELAQKEVELARTELASDVRAGRNAAIALAVGGVVVLMGATLLLVAAVLALAQIMAGWLAALVVAAVVLAAGIVTAVVGWSSRPRAALTLTRKSLKEDWEWLKAQVA, from the coding sequence ATGGCGATCGTCCAGGCGCTGATAGCCTTCATCGGGCGCTCGTTCGGGAAGATCCTGAGCGCGCTGTTCGACTGGGCGGTCGTCGCGATTTTCGGGTATGCCAGCGGTACCGAGAAGATCTTCCTCGCGGGGCTGCTCGCCGCCGCCGGAGCGTGGCCCCTGCTCCTGCTGGGCATCGCCTTCCCGAAGGTCGCCACGTTCCTCCTGGCCTTCGTCCCGGTGCCGTCGTGGGTGCCCTCGTGGACCGTCCGCGTGGTCTGGATCGCCCTCGCCGTCGTGGTGCCCCTCTCGGTGGGCACCGCGATGGCGGCGCGCCAGCCGCCGGATCAGCCGCGCCGGAGCTGGCCGGCCCGTCTCCTCCGGGGCTTCCCGATCACCATCGGCCTCTCGGCCGCCCTGCTCATCACGCTGTTCACGGTGCCGGTGCTCCGGCTGGTCTCGGTGATCCGCGGCCGGCAGGACGTCCAGGTCCCGCTGCTGACCGACACGACAACCTACCGTCAGGTCACGCGGCGGATTCCCGTGGTGATGGAGGAGCACGGTCGGCCGGTTCGCCGCCGCCGGCCCCCCTGGTGGCTCACCGCGCCGCTGCGCGTGCTGAGCGCGATGGACCACGACGCCTTCGCGAGCCGCATCCCGGCCGACCTGGCTTACTTCGAGGGCCGGGATCTGGTGCTCGCGCTCTATCCGAGCGGCCTGCTCATCCGGGGCCGCCCCGAGACGCTGGCGCCGGCGCAGGGCTTGATCATCGAGGCGGTGAGCGATCTTTCGGTATGGCAGACTTCCGATGCGCGGGCCCAGGCAATCGAGCGGCAGATCGCGGTGCTGTGGCAGACCGTGGAGGCCGCGGGAGGACCGGAGCGGATCGGGCTCGGCACCGTGCGGCTGCGGGAGCTGGCGCGCAGCATCGAGGAGCTTCCCGCCGAATACGAGGACTGGCAGATCGTGTACCGCAAGGCCCTGCAGTTCGGCCGGGCGCTGGACGCCCAGCCCCAGCTGCTGGCGGGCCTGGTGCACAAGGAGGAGACCATGCAGCGATACGAAGCACGCGCCCGGGCGGATGCGCGAAACGGCGAGCCCAGCACCCGAGCCCTGGTCGGTGAGATCGGCGGGCAACTGGTGGAGCTGGCCCAGAAGGAAGTGGAGCTGGCGCGCACCGAGCTGGCCAGCGACGTGCGCGCGGGACGCAACGCGGCGATCGCGCTCGCGGTCGGCGGCGTGGTGGTGCTCATGGGGGCGACCTTGCTGCTGGTGGCGGCGGTGCTCGCCCTGGCCCAGATCATGGCGGGCTGGCTCGCTGCCCTGGTCGTGGCCGCGGTGGTGCTCGCGGCGGGCATCGTCACCGCCGTCGTGGGCTGGAGCAGCCGTCCGCGCGCAGCCCTCACCCTCACGCGGAAGTCGCTCAAGGAGGACTGGGAATGGCTCAAGGCACAGGTGGCGTGA